Proteins encoded by one window of Chondromyces crocatus:
- the folD gene encoding bifunctional methylenetetrahydrofolate dehydrogenase/methenyltetrahydrofolate cyclohydrolase FolD codes for MTAQILDGKAIAQKVRLEVREGVARFSAAHGRPPGLDVLLVGEDPASVIYTRNKEKASHEVGMRGRLHRLSADTTEEELLGKIAALNTDPSVDGILVQLPLPKQIREARVLDAVDPAKDVDGFHPVNAGLLATGRPALVPCTPKGSMRLLAEAGAHLAGARAVVVGRSNIVGKPMAQLLLAAHATVTLAHSRTRDLGAVCREADILVAAVGRTRLIQGDWIKDGAIVIDVGMNRDDDGKLAGDVDFDAARSRASWITPVPGGVGPMTIATLLENTLHAARARVGDG; via the coding sequence ATGACGGCTCAGATCCTGGATGGCAAGGCCATCGCGCAGAAGGTCCGCTTGGAGGTACGCGAAGGGGTGGCGCGCTTCTCCGCCGCGCACGGGAGGCCCCCGGGCCTCGACGTGCTCCTGGTGGGCGAGGATCCAGCGAGCGTCATCTACACACGCAACAAGGAGAAGGCATCCCACGAGGTCGGGATGCGAGGGCGGCTCCATCGGCTCTCCGCCGACACGACCGAGGAGGAGCTGCTCGGGAAGATCGCAGCGCTCAACACCGATCCGTCGGTCGACGGCATCCTGGTGCAGCTTCCGCTGCCGAAGCAGATCCGCGAGGCGCGGGTGCTCGACGCGGTGGATCCAGCGAAGGACGTCGACGGGTTTCATCCAGTGAATGCCGGGCTCCTCGCCACGGGCCGCCCCGCCCTCGTGCCCTGCACGCCGAAGGGATCGATGCGCTTGCTCGCCGAGGCCGGCGCGCACCTCGCGGGCGCTCGCGCGGTGGTGGTGGGCAGGAGCAACATCGTGGGGAAGCCGATGGCGCAGCTCCTGCTCGCGGCGCACGCCACCGTGACGCTGGCGCACTCCCGCACCCGCGATCTGGGTGCCGTTTGTCGTGAGGCAGACATTCTCGTCGCCGCAGTGGGTCGGACGCGCCTCATCCAAGGCGACTGGATCAAGGACGGCGCCATCGTGATCGACGTGGGGATGAACCGTGACGACGACGGGAAGCTCGCTGGTGACGTCGACTTCGATGCAGCGCGGAGCCGTGCTTCCTGGATCACACCCGTTCCGGGCGGCGTGGGCCCGATGACCATCGCCACCCTGCTGGAAAACACGCTGCACGCTGCACGAGCGCGCGTCGGCGACGGTTGA
- a CDS encoding alpha/beta hydrolase, which translates to MTRPFLHALSLLTAALTTFAAAACGGDEAGGSGGGTTTTTTSSTGPGPGSGGAGGQGAGGEGQGGSASPDCGPEEEGGGGEPTLTLDDVLASLRTDRDGTLHEISLTRGWPALLPDGYLFVSTSSNLTHVAGDHDGWVGAPLTADQGFSWALVPIASPGGGYKFTDLTAYEADPWARSYTVDSFGELSLIRPSIAHLDRYRDLGDADLKPRDLRVWVPQGSINRVLYAHDGQNLFFDGGPFGSWRLEQSVPPGVLVVGIDNTSDRMDEYTHVTDTIGGNTVGGQGDAYVRFLGRTVRPLIQARYGEPGPLGVMGSSLGGLISLHIADRCPGVYAFAASLSGTVGWGSIGDGNRNETMLERYTAHTRPVASRLYLDVGGGPGSGCVDADGDGIEDDTDSSPDNYCENEQLRRQLAAGGAYTEGANFDFAWHEGAIHNEAAWAARVGNPFSIFAGL; encoded by the coding sequence ATGACGCGCCCTTTTCTTCATGCCTTGTCTCTCCTGACGGCGGCACTCACCACCTTTGCTGCCGCGGCGTGCGGGGGGGATGAGGCCGGAGGCTCAGGCGGTGGCACCACGACCACGACCACCTCTTCCACGGGTCCAGGCCCTGGAAGCGGAGGAGCAGGTGGACAAGGTGCAGGGGGCGAGGGGCAAGGCGGGAGTGCGTCGCCCGACTGCGGACCTGAAGAAGAGGGAGGCGGTGGGGAGCCGACGCTGACGCTGGACGACGTCCTCGCGTCGCTGCGTACCGATCGGGACGGCACCCTGCACGAGATCTCGCTGACCCGAGGGTGGCCCGCGCTGCTTCCCGACGGCTATCTCTTCGTGTCGACCAGCAGCAACCTGACCCATGTCGCAGGAGATCATGACGGCTGGGTGGGGGCACCGCTCACCGCGGACCAGGGCTTCTCGTGGGCGCTGGTACCGATCGCCTCACCGGGCGGAGGCTACAAGTTCACCGACCTCACCGCTTACGAGGCCGATCCCTGGGCGCGCTCGTACACGGTCGACAGTTTCGGAGAGCTGAGCTTGATCCGGCCATCGATTGCCCACCTCGATCGGTACCGCGACCTCGGTGACGCCGACCTGAAGCCGCGGGATCTGCGGGTGTGGGTCCCTCAGGGGTCGATCAATCGCGTGCTCTACGCACATGATGGCCAGAACCTGTTCTTCGACGGAGGGCCGTTCGGCTCGTGGCGGCTGGAGCAGAGTGTGCCTCCCGGGGTGCTCGTCGTCGGGATCGACAACACGAGCGACCGGATGGACGAGTACACCCACGTGACGGACACCATCGGCGGTAACACGGTCGGGGGGCAGGGAGATGCTTACGTGCGCTTCCTCGGTCGAACGGTGCGGCCCTTGATCCAGGCTCGCTATGGCGAACCAGGGCCCCTCGGGGTGATGGGCTCGTCGCTGGGTGGCCTCATCAGCCTGCACATCGCGGATCGATGCCCGGGGGTCTATGCCTTCGCGGCCAGCCTCTCCGGCACCGTGGGCTGGGGCAGCATCGGCGACGGCAACCGCAATGAGACGATGCTCGAGCGTTACACCGCGCACACCCGGCCGGTCGCCTCGCGGCTGTACCTCGACGTCGGCGGTGGGCCTGGCTCCGGCTGCGTGGATGCCGACGGGGACGGCATCGAGGACGATACGGACAGCTCCCCCGACAACTACTGCGAGAACGAGCAGCTCAGGCGGCAGCTCGCGGCAGGGGGCGCGTACACGGAGGGAGCCAACTTCGACTTCGCGTGGCACGAGGGCGCCATTCACAACGAGGCCGCATGGGCAGCGCGCGTGGGGAACCCCTTCTCGATCTTCGCGGGCCTGTGA
- a CDS encoding DUF72 domain-containing protein: MARALEQEHALARPIAERLPPGLRFGTSTWSFPGWAGIVYSRARSVKELAHDGLLEYAQHPLLTTVGIDRSFYAPVPDGDYLRYARQLPPGFQCVSKAPHAVMSQVFMAPGLPEDERGPTVTPNPDFLSVEVFEAMHARPLLGSFREHAGPVLLEMPPVGAANRLPLPAFLDRLDRFLSEAPRGLRYAVELRERAYLTPAYAEVLRAHGVAHAYSYWRSMPLPGAQAETVPVTQAPFVLVRLSLKPGRAYEADKARFAPFNRIVEPDPRMRAEVVEIVCAAAAAGIPAFVLVNNKAEGSSPLTVRALAEQVAEAWAARGGQAE; the protein is encoded by the coding sequence CCCAGGGCTGCGGTTCGGGACGAGCACCTGGAGCTTTCCTGGGTGGGCGGGCATCGTTTACTCGCGCGCGCGGAGCGTGAAGGAGCTGGCGCACGATGGCCTCCTCGAATACGCACAGCACCCGCTGCTGACCACGGTGGGGATCGATCGGAGCTTCTACGCTCCCGTGCCCGATGGCGATTACCTTCGCTATGCGCGGCAGCTCCCGCCGGGCTTCCAGTGTGTGTCGAAGGCACCCCACGCGGTGATGTCGCAGGTGTTCATGGCGCCGGGCCTGCCCGAGGACGAGCGCGGTCCGACCGTGACGCCGAACCCGGACTTTCTGTCGGTCGAGGTGTTCGAGGCGATGCACGCGCGGCCGCTGCTCGGCTCGTTCCGCGAGCACGCGGGGCCAGTGTTGCTGGAGATGCCGCCAGTGGGGGCGGCGAACCGGCTGCCGCTCCCCGCCTTCCTCGACCGGCTGGACCGCTTCCTCTCGGAGGCGCCCCGCGGGCTGCGCTACGCGGTGGAGCTGCGGGAGCGGGCGTACCTGACACCGGCTTACGCAGAGGTCCTGCGCGCGCATGGCGTGGCGCATGCCTACTCCTACTGGCGGTCGATGCCGCTTCCGGGAGCCCAGGCGGAGACCGTGCCGGTGACCCAGGCGCCGTTCGTGCTGGTGCGCCTCTCGTTGAAGCCCGGGCGTGCCTACGAAGCGGACAAGGCGCGGTTTGCGCCGTTCAATCGCATCGTCGAGCCGGACCCCCGCATGCGGGCCGAGGTGGTCGAGATCGTGTGCGCTGCTGCGGCGGCGGGAATCCCGGCGTTCGTGCTGGTGAACAACAAGGCCGAGGGCTCGTCGCCGCTGACGGTGCGTGCGCTGGCAGAGCAGGTGGCCGAGGCCTGGGCGGCGCGAGGGGGGCAAGCGGAGTAG